From Lewinellaceae bacterium:
CGCTGAGCAACTGGCCGACCTGCTGTTCGTCAGCTACGCCACTTGCCTGCGCAAGGTGAAGGCCCTTACCAACAAAACGGTCAAGGCGTACATCCGCCACATCCGCATCCACCGGGCGGCGCGCCTGCTGCTGGAAGAGCCGGGGCGCAACATCGGCGCTATTGCTGCGGACACGGGTTTTAAATCGAATACCCACTTCACGCGGGAGTTTAGGAAGGGGATGGGGTGTGCGCCGTCGGAATACCGAAGGGGATAGAACGCGGATGAACGCGGATGCGGCGGATCTTCGCGGGTCAGGAGGCGCCAAAGCCTAATGGCTGCAAACGGGGAGGATAGGACACGGATGACACGGATTGGGCGGATTCTCGCGGATCAGGAGGCGCAGGGCCTAATGGCTGCAAGCGGGGAGGATAGGACACGGATGAACGCGGGTTGGGCGGATTCTCGCGGGCCTGGAGGCGCAGGGCCTAATGACTGCAAATCCGCGATAATCCGCTGCATCCGTGTCCATCCGTGTTCCATTCCCCCTACTGTTTCACAAACCGCCCGGCGTACGCTACTCCATCCACCACCACTTTCACCAGGTACATGCCCCGGGGCAACCCTTCCACGTTCATCAACTCCCCGTTGCGGATTTGTACCCGGGCCACCAGTTTGCCCTGAGCGTCCATCACCTGGGCAAGGAAGGCTTCCGGAGAAGTTGCCGGCAGTTCCACTTTGAGGAAGGTACTGGCCGGGTTGGGCACCAGGCCGAGGGGGCCAGGGGCCAGGGCTTCCCGGGCGGACACTATTGCCGGGCATACCTCTATTACCATATCATAAGGGCTCTCGAAAGCGCCGATGTCGAGGCAGCTGCCCTGCAGGCGGGCCTCGCCGGCCAGATCCTGATCGGCCATATCTTCATAAGCCACCCCTGCGTCAACGGCGGGGCTGCCCGGCATGAGGTGATAATCGCCGTCCAGCATCGGGCTGGTCGCCGGATGGTCGGCGTTGTTGAGCCACTCGTCCAGGCTGTTGTCGTTGATGAGGTTGCCACCGTTGGAAGTGACAGCAGCATCTTCTAAAAGGTCTGTAAATTCAGTACCGTTAGGGTTATACAGGATCGTGTTTTGCAGCGTAAGTCCACTCATGCCGGCCAGCTCGATGCCTCCTCCGGTATTATCGGCAACGGTGGTATTGAGCAGCTCCAGGCCGGGGAACAACTCTATAGAGATGGCGGCATTGTCGCTGCTGTTACCGGCAATGAGGCTGTTTTCGATCAGGCAGGAAGCGTTTTGAGGAAACGGTGCATTCGCCATCACCATATAGGCTTCAACAGCCCCTCCATCCGGGCTTTGGTTGTTGGTGATATAAGAATGCTTAATGGTTACATGGTGATCTCCACTGTGGGGATTGATCAGTAGGCCCCCTCCCCTTTCCTCAGCAATATTGCCATCGAGGATGCAGTTATCGATCAGGAAGCTGGCTGTCGCCCCTTGATTACTCCAAAGGCCCAGGGCGCCCCCTTCTCTGCCTTCATTAGCAAAAAAAGTACTATTGGTTACACTGTATTCTCCGGAAGGGGCATCCTCATATCCGGCATATATGGCAAGCCCCCCGATAAAATCGGAAGAATTTTGTTCAAAATGACAGCTGTCAATTAATACCGTGGCAAAGCTCGTGGCAAAATCACTGGTCAAATCCATCGCTCCTGAACCCAAATCACTGCTATTTTCCAGGAAGGTTAAATTCCGGAATTCCAGATTGGAACCATTCCCGGCAATCGACGTGTTCAGCCCACCACCATAACCGGTAGAAGTGTTACTCTGGAATTCACAATCGCTTATCAAATAAGAGTTGTTCTCCGTATTTGGCCAATCGCTGATACTTGCGCCTCCTCCGCTCTGCCCCCAGCCGGGTTGAAGGTTGTCTGAGATATTGCCTGTAAATTGGCAATCCAAAATAGTAAAGAAATTATTATCAGACCTTGCCTCAAAAAAGAATCCACCGCCAAAGCTGGAAGCATTGCCCTCAAAATAGGACCCTTTCAACTCAATGGACTGCCCACCGGCCGTGGCATCATACCTCATCCCTCCACCATGCTGAGGGGTAATATTGAAGAGGAATGTGCAATTCTCAACGGTACAGTCTGAATTGTTGATATTGAGGCCGCCGCCGCGCAGCGCCGCATTATCCGTAAAGGTACATTCACGGATAGCCAGGAGGGCGGGAGATTCGGATTCTATGTTTAATCCTCCGCCCAGGTTTTCGCTCGCGTTGTGCGTAAACGAATTATTTTCAATGGTAAGGCCGTCTATATTCACAAAATAAGCCCCTCCGCCCCTCCAGACTGCGTAGTTCTGCTCAAAGCGGCAATGCCTCACCGCCGGATGGCCCATAGCGTGCAGGCCGCCGCCGCTTTTGCCGGGATCCTCATTCGCGCCGCTTCCATTGGCATGCCCCCCAATAATGGCAAAGCCGTCAATCACTGTCGCTTCGGTAATATGCTCGCTCACCGTCACCACGGTCCACACATTGTCTGTTCGGTTCATGGTGAGGTTGTCCTCTAGGTCATCCCCATTCAGGTCGCCGGAGAGGATGGCTGGAAAATCTGCGGGGTTCCCTCTGTCCTCCAGCCTTTCCTCCGTGCCGGCAAAGCCGCCGTACAGCTTCACATTTTTATCCAGAACGAAACTAGCGTCGGCACTGCCGCCCGGGCTATCAGGCCGGTAGATGCCTTCGGCCACCCAGATGATATCCCCTTCGGTAGCGGCGGTGAGGGCATCCTGCAGGCCGGTGAAGGCATCTATCCAGGAGGCACCATTATTGGCGCCGGTGGCGTCGCCTTTGACGTAAAGCCGGTTGCCGAGCGCCTCGCCCACCCATTTGTACACCCCACCTTGCGCAGGGCCGGAGATGATGCTACCGGCAAATCCGGTCCTGGAGTCCAAAAACTCAACAGCCCATGCATTGATATTAGAGTTGATCGTTTCCCAATGGGTCCCGTCGTCATAGGACAACATGTATTGAGTAGAGTTTGTGGCCATAAACCAGGTGCTTGTAGTGCCAGGTATATATTCAATTTGCGCTCCTATGAAACTGGACGGGACAGAAAGGGGGATCAAGTCCCATGTATCCCCACCATTTGTAGTTCGGGCAACCTTTAAGGGGCTGTAAGAAATGGCAAGGCCTGTCTGGCTATCCTTGAAGGTAACAGAAGTAATTGAACTGGATAGAGGAGTGGAAAATGCCTCCCATGTCACCCCCCGGTCGGTGCTCCTGAAAACTCGCCCTTTGCTCGTCCCGAACCAGATGCTGTCACCGACAACGGAGAAAAAACCCGCCAGGTTCCAGAGGCAAAGGCCTTCCCCGGATAGTTGAGTCGGCATGTTAGGCACCATCACCTTCAACCAATTTTCACCGCCATCGGTCGTGGTGTAAATGGCAATCTGGTCATCGAAATTGGCGGTACAGGTAGCTCCGTAGGCAAAGCCCTCATTTTCATTCCAGAAATAGACTCCGGCGGGCGTCTCGTTGAAGCCTGTGAAGCCCGTGCTCTGATGCACCCACGAACTGCCACCATCGATGGTTTTGTAAATCCGCCCGGAGATGGGGTCTTGCTCATCGGCGGTGGCGAGCCAGGCCTCCTGGCTGTCGAGGGGAAAAATGTAAATCGGAAACTGGCCGGCCTCTACGCCGGTTAGGGTTCCCGCCTGCCAGGTTTGTCCTCCATCGGTGGTGCGGGTGAATTCGTGGGTGGGAACAAAACTGTTGGCATGCCAGGTGAAGCCCCAAATCACGTTCTCATCGACTGGCGCAATGCCTCCTATCGCCCTGGGTGAAGCAGTGATTCCGCTGCCCAGGCTCGCCCATTGGGCCTGCAGGATGCTGCCATTCAGCGTAATAAAAAAAGAAAGGAGTAGTAGGTGTCCAAATTTCATGGTCAATAGATTTAGGTTATAAAATGGCCGCTCCGGGTAGAGGCGCCTACGCCTCTTCTGTCGCCGGAGGGCGAATTGAATGAATCTTTTTGTAAAACGACGAGGAACCGCTACCACCAGTGGACAAGATCTGACCAAGGTTTTGACGGCCCGAGAAGCTGATGCCGAAGCCAGTATCCACAATGGTGGTTCCGCTAATATAAAGAGGCGGGGATGGGCGGATTAGTAGGAATCTTGCATAGTGTAGTACAGATGTTGCAAATTCCTTTGGCATCAATCAATACCCCTATCTATCTGAGTACTCAACGTGCAGGGCCGTTACTTTTATAATGATTATAAATGTAATCATTATAAAAGTAACGGCCCTGCTGTCTATTTGAGTTCTCTGACAATTTCTGCGGTCAGAGTAGGTCTATTTCTTAACCCAAGTTCGATATGTAGACCCCAACTTTCTATCCCAGGTGTTACGGTATTCCTGCCTGCTCACCGCAGGTAGGCAGGTCGGTGTTATGGTATTTCGGCCGCAATACCACAATGCCATAAAACCGAAGTTGGGGACTACATATCGAAGACCGGTTAATATTTCCTCCCCTATCCAGCTGCTTTCCCCCTATCCAGGCTTTCCTTTGCAGCAAATGATAAAAGTCAACCCCAAAATTGAGCGGGCTGATTTTAAAACTCCCCTTCGAAATGCTATCTTTGCCCCGAATTCCCGGGCAAAGAGCCCGGGAACGAAAAACCCAGGATAATTGATGAGCGAACCGCAGCCAATACCTGCCGTCCTTTTGCTGGAAGACGGCGCTGTTTTCCACGGCAGAGCAGCCGGCATGGTCGGCACTGCTACCGGCGAAATCTGTTTCAATACCGGTATGACCGGCTATCAGGAGATTTTTACCGACCCTTCTTACTTCGGCCAATTGATGGTAACGACCAACGTACATATCGGCAACTACGGCATCAAACGCACCGAGGCAGAATCCTACAGCATCAAGATTGCTGGCCTGATCTGCAAAAACTTCAACATCGAGTACCACCGGCCCATGGCGGATATGTCTATCCAGGATTACTTCGAAGAAGAAAAACTGGTAGGTATTTGCGAGGTGGACACGCGCGCCATAGTCCGCCACATCCGCAGTAAAGGCGCCATGAACGGCATCATTTCTTCGGAAACCACAGACCTCAACGTCCTGAAAAAACGCCTGGCGGAGGTGCCGCGCATGGAGGGCCTGGAGCTGGCATCCAAAGTGAGCGCCAAAGAGCCCTATACGTTCGGCGACCCTCACGCTTCCCTGCGGATAGCGGTGCTGGATTTCGGGATCAAGCAGAACATCCTCAACTGTTTTGCCGAGCGCGGCTGCTACATGAAGGTCTTCCCCGCCCGTACTTCCTTCGAAGAACTCGAGGCGTTCGGCCCCCATGGTTACTTTCTGTCCAATGGCCCCGGCGACCCGGCGCCGATGGATTATGCCACCGAAACCACCCGTTCTATACTGGCCGCAGACAAGCCCTTGTTCGGCATTTGCCTCGGCCACCAAATCCTGGCGCGGGCGCTGGGCATTCCCACCTACAAGATGCACCACGGCCATCGGGGCATCAACCACCCGGTCAAGAACCTGGTCACCGGCCATTGCGAGATCACTACCCAAAACCACGGCTTCGGGGTTCATCCCGATGCGCTAAAGGACAACGCCGACAAGGTGGAGGTTACCCACCTCAACCTCAATGACGGCACCATCGAAGGAATGCGGGTGAAAGGGAAAAAAGCCTTTTCCATTCAGTACCACCCGGAGGCTTCTCCCGGCCCTCACGACGCCAGGTACCTCTTCGACAACTTTGTGCAATTGATGCAGAATTAAATCCAGTGCCCGCCAAAGGGCACTTTTTTACCTATAGAATAAAAAATAACCAGACATGAGTATTATCCTGGACATTGCCGCCCGCGAAATCCTCGATTCCCGGGGCAACCCAACCATAGAGGTAGATGTATTGACCGAAGACGGCTTTATGGGCCGCGCCGCCGTGCCCTCCGGCGCCTCTACCGGAAAGCACGAAGCGGTGGAACTCCGGGACGGCGATAAAAGCCGCTTCCTGGGCAAAGGAGTATTGAATGCCTGCCAGAATGTGGAGGAGATCATCCGGGAAGAGCTGATCGGCGTGGACTGCACCGAACAGCGCTACATCGACAACCTGATGCGGGAACTGGACGGCACCAAAAACAAGAGCAAGCTGGGCGCCAACGCCATCCTCGGCGTCTCCCTGGCGGTGGCCAAGGCGGCGGCAGAGGCTACCGTTCAGCCCCTGTACCGCTACATCGGAGGGGTGAACGCCCACCTGCTGCCCGTGCCCATGATGAACATCCTGAACGGAGGGTCGCACGCCGACAACAGCATCGACTTCCAGGAGTTCATGATCATGCCGGTCGGCGCCGAGCGCTTCTCCGAATCGCTGCGCATGGGCGTGGAGGTTTTCCACCACCTGAAGAGCGTACTCAAAGCCGGGAAGCATTCCACCAACGTGGGAGACGAAGGCGGCTTTGCGCCCAACCTGAAATCTAACCAGGAAGCCATCGAGATCGTGCTCCGGGCCATCGAGAAGGCAGGCTACCGCCCGGGAGAAGACATCGTCATCGCTATGGACGCTGCGGCTTCCGAGTTTTACAACGAAGAAGAAAAAGTATACCACTTCCACCAGTCGACCGGCGATAAGCTGACCAGCTCCGAAATGGTCAGCTACTGGAAGGACTGGGTTGGCAAATATCCGATTTTCTCTTTAGAAGATGGCCTGCACGAAGACGACTGGGCCGGCTGGAAGGAACTGAATGCTGCGATCGGAAGCAAGGTGCAACTGGTGGGCGACGACCTCTTCGTCACCAATGTAGAACGACTGCAGCGCGGCATCGACGAAGGCAGCGCCAACTCGATCCTGATCAAAGTCAACCAGATCGGAAGCCTCACGGAGACCATCGACACGGTCAACATGGCCACCCGCAACAGTTACACCTGCGTGATGAGCCACCGCTCCGGCGAGACGGAAGACACCACCATCGCCGACCTGGCCGTAGCGCTCAATACCGGACAGATCAAAACCGGCTCGGCTTCCCGCTCCGACCGGATCGCCAAATACAACCAGCTGCTGCGCATCGAAGGGGAACTCGGCGACGCCGCCGCTTTCCCGGGCAAGGCGCTGCTGGGGTAAGGCGGGTTGATCGTTGATGGTTGTTCGTTGCTTGTTGCTTGTTGTTCGTTGTTGGTTGGCACTTATTGATTTTTATTGATAACTTGAGCGGAACCAGCAACAAACAACAAACAACCGACAACCATCAACAAACAACCGGCAACCAACAACAAAACCATGGCTTCACGCAACCCACTCCAACCGCTGCTCGACCAGATTCCGAAACCGCTGAGGAACAAGTATTTCCTCGTGCTGGCGGTTTTCTTTTTCTGGATGATATTCATGGACCGGCACGACTTCCTCACCCAGTGGCGCCTGCAACGGGCCGTAGACCAGATGCAGGAAGAAAAAATCCAGTACATCGAAAAGATCGAGCAGGCCAAACAGGACCGGCTCGACCTGGAGGTGAACAAGGAGAAGTTCGCCCGGGAGCAGTATTATATGAAGAAGAGCAATGAGGATGTGTTTATTATTGAGGAGGGGGAATAAGGGTAGGAATGTGTAAATGTGTAAATGTGTAAACGTGTAAATGTGTAAATGTCAGGGCTAAGTGCTCTTTTACATGTTTATACACTTCCACCTTTACACGCTCCCCCCCGAAGCATCGAAAAATCAACTAACTCATAACCGGACAAAAAAAGAAATATGTCAGTTCTCGTCAATAAGGACTCCAGAGTGATCGTCCAGGGATTTACCGGCAAGGAAGGAACTTTCCACGCCGAACAGATGATAGAATACGGAACAAATTTGGTAGGCGGCGTAACGCCGGGCAAAGGCGGCCAGAAGCATCTGGACCGCCCGGTGTTCAACACCGTAGCGGATGCCGTCAGCCAGGCAGGCGCCAATACCTCGGTGATTTTCGTACCGCCGGCCTTCGCCGCCGACGCCATCATGGAAGCGGCCGAAGCGGGCATCAAGGTGGTCATCTGCATCACGGAGGGCATTCCGGTGCAGGATATGGTAAAAGTGAAGGCCTACCTGGAAAACAAGGACACCCACCTGGTCGGCCCCAACTGCCCGGGCGTCATTACGCCGGGAGAAGCCAAATGCGGCATCATGCCCGGCTTCATCCACAAGAAAGGCAAGATCGGCATTGTCTCCCGCTCCGGCACGCTGACTTACGAGGCGGTCGACCAGGTGACTAAAGCCGGCATGGGGCAGTCGACCTGCATCGGCATCGGCGGCGATCCCATCGTGGGCACGACGACCAAACAGGCGGTCGAACTGCTGATGAACGACCCGGAAACGGAAGGCATCATCATGATCGGCGAGATCGGCGGCGGCATGGAGGCGGAGGCGGCTTATTATATTAAAGAACACGGCACCAAGCCGGTGGTGGGCTTCATCGCCGGCCAGACGGCACCCAAGGGGCGCAAGATGGGCCACGCGGGCGCCATCATCGGCGGCAAAGACGATACAGCGGCCGCCAAAATGAAGATCATGGAGGAGTGTGGCTTGCATGTAGTCAAATCTCCGGCGGAGATCGGGGAGACGATGCGGAAGGCGCTGGGGAGGTAGGACGGCAGGGCGGCGGACGGTGGACGGTGGACGGTGAACGATGTGCAAAAAATCAAACGTCATAAATCCCAAATCAAAAATCCTAAATCGGCTGTTGGGCGATGGACGGAGCGTTCTGGGGCGAGGTTAATGGGCAGTGGCAACAATGCGTTTCTTCCGGAAAGCCTATTGGATGGTTGTAGGTTTTAGCATATAGGCTTTAGGTGCCTATTTTAGCCTAAACCCTACAGCCTAAATCCTATCGGCTAGTGCTGTCGGCATTAAGTAACGGGGTATATAAAATGAGGCTATTTTGTCGCCAGACAAGACGCGAGGAGCGATTATAGCGGGACTACATGAGTGACGAGCAACGCAGTATGGCGGCAAAAGAGTCCATTTTATATCCCGGTATTTAGTGCCGACAGCACTAGGGTTTCCAGAGTGCCCTCAACAATATAACAATGCAACAATTTAGCCATACAGCCTGACAGTAGACAGCACCCACGCAGCATGTACTATGATGGCTGGCTCAAAATGCCGAACAGAACAGATATCGTTATCATCAGCAGATAATACCACTTGGCGTCCTTGTAGAACAGGATTTTCCAGAAATCCAATTCCCGGTGGTCGAGCAGGTAGGCTTCGCCTACTTCGACGCCGAGGCGCTCCCAGTTGCTCCTGTCCGCCTGCTTGGTGTAGAGCCAGCCGGGGACGTCATAAACGGGGAAATTGACCGATTCTTCTCCTTCCAGCCATAATCGTGCTGTCGATCAGGTCGATCTCTTTGAGGAGGATGGAGTAGCGGGGGTTGGGGTAGGGATTCGTCATTTGCATTGAACTCTTAGTTTGGAAAGGGAGGACTACTGCGAAAGCAAAACTGCCAAAATCATGATCAGTACGATCATCACGGCGAGGAAGTAATAAAAATTGCTGCTGCCCCGGTATTTGCTGTACAGCTTTTCGACGACATTGAGCCACTCCAGCTTCCGGCCCACCGGCTCAACGACCATGACGAAGTATTTCTTTTTCTTCAGGCGCTTCTGGTCGCCGTGTTTAGCGAGGATGAAAAACTCCCCGTCCAGGTATGCCAGGTCGAAGAGTTCGTCTTCGATCATCATCTTGTTGGATTTGTCGAGGTAGCGCCAGCTGCCGCTGGATATATCGCCGTTGACGGACTTCAGGTACTCGCCTCCCTCGTTGAAGAAATGCAGGACGGTGTCGTGAAACTTTTCGCTGTCCTGAAATTCCAGCCAGGGCTTATTGAGGTAGAAATTGTCCTCCCGGAGGTCTTCCCCAATGGCACGAACTTTGGGCAACAGCTGGTCGAGGTAGTCATCCATCGTCTTGCTGTTGGGAAATTCCGTACTTAAAGCCTTTGATATTTTTTCTAAAAACTTGTTCTCCAAAGCCGGTAGTGGTTTTTGAATAGCGGCGCAAGCTATTGCCGCCATCTATTTCTGTACCGGCAAAAATACCAACTTTTTAGGAAAGTCGCTCATCGCTCGTCGAAGTCGCTCGCTCGTCGAAGTCGCTCGTCGAAGTCTCCAGACTTCGACGATGCACCTCCCCCCTACTTCGCCCACTCCTTCCTGCTCTTAAAATACTTCGGATGAACGACCAGCAGCCCAAACGACTCGCCGTCCTCTTTGGTCCGCTTGGCGTGGTGGGCACCGTGAGCCCGCAGGATGGCCTTGGAATATTTGCTTTCCAACTGGCGGAACCACTTGAAACGCTGGTGGATGTATACGTCGTGGATGAGGAAATAGATCATGCCGTAGATGGAAATGCCGATGCCGGCAAAGAGCAGCCAGAAATGCGGGGTAGACAGGCCCACGATGTAAGAGACGGCGCTGGGGATGGCAAAGACGAGGAAGAACAGGTCGTTCTTTTCGAAAAAGCCATCCTTGTGGTGATGAGGTTGATGGTGGTCTTCATGCCAGGACCACAGCACGCCATGCATCACGTACTTGTGGGTAAACCAGGCCATGAATTCCATTCCAATTACAGCGGCAAGGGTGATGCCGGCATAGAGCAAAATATCCATTTTGAA
This genomic window contains:
- a CDS encoding T9SS type A sorting domain-containing protein yields the protein MKFGHLLLLSFFITLNGSILQAQWASLGSGITASPRAIGGIAPVDENVIWGFTWHANSFVPTHEFTRTTDGGQTWQAGTLTGVEAGQFPIYIFPLDSQEAWLATADEQDPISGRIYKTIDGGSSWVHQSTGFTGFNETPAGVYFWNENEGFAYGATCTANFDDQIAIYTTTDGGENWLKVMVPNMPTQLSGEGLCLWNLAGFFSVVGDSIWFGTSKGRVFRSTDRGVTWEAFSTPLSSSITSVTFKDSQTGLAISYSPLKVARTTNGGDTWDLIPLSVPSSFIGAQIEYIPGTTSTWFMATNSTQYMLSYDDGTHWETINSNINAWAVEFLDSRTGFAGSIISGPAQGGVYKWVGEALGNRLYVKGDATGANNGASWIDAFTGLQDALTAATEGDIIWVAEGIYRPDSPGGSADASFVLDKNVKLYGGFAGTEERLEDRGNPADFPAILSGDLNGDDLEDNLTMNRTDNVWTVVTVSEHITEATVIDGFAIIGGHANGSGANEDPGKSGGGLHAMGHPAVRHCRFEQNYAVWRGGGAYFVNIDGLTIENNSFTHNASENLGGGLNIESESPALLAIRECTFTDNAALRGGGLNINNSDCTVENCTFLFNITPQHGGGMRYDATAGGQSIELKGSYFEGNASSFGGGFFFEARSDNNFFTILDCQFTGNISDNLQPGWGQSGGGASISDWPNTENNSYLISDCEFQSNTSTGYGGGLNTSIAGNGSNLEFRNLTFLENSSDLGSGAMDLTSDFATSFATVLIDSCHFEQNSSDFIGGLAIYAGYEDAPSGEYSVTNSTFFANEGREGGALGLWSNQGATASFLIDNCILDGNIAEERGGGLLINPHSGDHHVTIKHSYITNNQSPDGGAVEAYMVMANAPFPQNASCLIENSLIAGNSSDNAAISIELFPGLELLNTTVADNTGGGIELAGMSGLTLQNTILYNPNGTEFTDLLEDAAVTSNGGNLINDNSLDEWLNNADHPATSPMLDGDYHLMPGSPAVDAGVAYEDMADQDLAGEARLQGSCLDIGAFESPYDMVIEVCPAIVSAREALAPGPLGLVPNPASTFLKVELPATSPEAFLAQVMDAQGKLVARVQIRNGELMNVEGLPRGMYLVKVVVDGVAYAGRFVKQ
- the carA gene encoding glutamine-hydrolyzing carbamoyl-phosphate synthase small subunit codes for the protein MSEPQPIPAVLLLEDGAVFHGRAAGMVGTATGEICFNTGMTGYQEIFTDPSYFGQLMVTTNVHIGNYGIKRTEAESYSIKIAGLICKNFNIEYHRPMADMSIQDYFEEEKLVGICEVDTRAIVRHIRSKGAMNGIISSETTDLNVLKKRLAEVPRMEGLELASKVSAKEPYTFGDPHASLRIAVLDFGIKQNILNCFAERGCYMKVFPARTSFEELEAFGPHGYFLSNGPGDPAPMDYATETTRSILAADKPLFGICLGHQILARALGIPTYKMHHGHRGINHPVKNLVTGHCEITTQNHGFGVHPDALKDNADKVEVTHLNLNDGTIEGMRVKGKKAFSIQYHPEASPGPHDARYLFDNFVQLMQN
- the eno gene encoding phosphopyruvate hydratase, translated to MSIILDIAAREILDSRGNPTIEVDVLTEDGFMGRAAVPSGASTGKHEAVELRDGDKSRFLGKGVLNACQNVEEIIREELIGVDCTEQRYIDNLMRELDGTKNKSKLGANAILGVSLAVAKAAAEATVQPLYRYIGGVNAHLLPVPMMNILNGGSHADNSIDFQEFMIMPVGAERFSESLRMGVEVFHHLKSVLKAGKHSTNVGDEGGFAPNLKSNQEAIEIVLRAIEKAGYRPGEDIVIAMDAAASEFYNEEEKVYHFHQSTGDKLTSSEMVSYWKDWVGKYPIFSLEDGLHEDDWAGWKELNAAIGSKVQLVGDDLFVTNVERLQRGIDEGSANSILIKVNQIGSLTETIDTVNMATRNSYTCVMSHRSGETEDTTIADLAVALNTGQIKTGSASRSDRIAKYNQLLRIEGELGDAAAFPGKALLG
- the sucD gene encoding succinate--CoA ligase subunit alpha, with the translated sequence MSVLVNKDSRVIVQGFTGKEGTFHAEQMIEYGTNLVGGVTPGKGGQKHLDRPVFNTVADAVSQAGANTSVIFVPPAFAADAIMEAAEAGIKVVICITEGIPVQDMVKVKAYLENKDTHLVGPNCPGVITPGEAKCGIMPGFIHKKGKIGIVSRSGTLTYEAVDQVTKAGMGQSTCIGIGGDPIVGTTTKQAVELLMNDPETEGIIMIGEIGGGMEAEAAYYIKEHGTKPVVGFIAGQTAPKGRKMGHAGAIIGGKDDTAAAKMKIMEECGLHVVKSPAEIGETMRKALGR
- a CDS encoding sterol desaturase family protein → MDILLYAGITLAAVIGMEFMAWFTHKYVMHGVLWSWHEDHHQPHHHKDGFFEKNDLFFLVFAIPSAVSYIVGLSTPHFWLLFAGIGISIYGMIYFLIHDVYIHQRFKWFRQLESKYSKAILRAHGAHHAKRTKEDGESFGLLVVHPKYFKSRKEWAK